One Candidatus Cloacimonadota bacterium DNA window includes the following coding sequences:
- a CDS encoding HAD-IA family hydrolase, with translation MRVKPTLICDFDGTVADSIAMILELINQLAPRYGYRTISPELFEQVRDLPLPKACQAVKFPLHKLGQAIAVVLHEYRKMIPDLEPCPDVVPMLEKLKGQGISLGLISSNHTENLLAWLEHNQIGCFDWVEGTSGILRKHRSIRARIRAHNLDRERVVYLGDEVRDIKAARRNRLKIVSVSWGLHSKSNLLKHNPDRVVNEPHELMEIIPELIS, from the coding sequence ATGCGGGTGAAACCGACCCTGATTTGCGATTTTGACGGCACCGTGGCCGATTCCATCGCCATGATCCTGGAACTGATCAATCAACTCGCCCCTCGCTACGGCTACCGCACCATCAGCCCAGAGCTGTTTGAACAAGTTCGTGACCTGCCCCTGCCCAAGGCCTGCCAGGCAGTGAAATTCCCCCTCCACAAACTCGGCCAGGCCATCGCGGTTGTGTTGCACGAGTACCGCAAAATGATTCCCGACCTGGAGCCCTGCCCCGACGTGGTTCCTATGCTCGAAAAGCTTAAGGGACAGGGAATTTCCCTTGGCCTGATCAGTTCCAACCATACCGAAAACCTGCTGGCATGGCTCGAGCATAATCAAATAGGCTGTTTCGACTGGGTGGAAGGCACCAGTGGCATCCTGCGCAAACACCGCAGCATCAGAGCCCGGATCAGGGCTCACAATCTGGACCGTGAGCGCGTTGTGTATCTGGGCGACGAAGTCCGCGACATCAAAGCCGCGCGGCGTAACCGGCTGAAAATCGTGAGCGTTAGTTGGGGCCTGCATTCTAAATCCAATCTGCTCAAACACAACCCCGACCGAGTGGTCAATGAACCCCATGAACTGATGGAGATTATTCCGGAACTTATATCCTGA
- the rsmI gene encoding 16S rRNA (cytidine(1402)-2'-O)-methyltransferase, whose translation MPAGSLYLVPVPVGNLGDITLRALDTLKSVDLIAAEDTRKTRFLLSHYEIKAPRLLSLHKYNEKQRLAEILALLHEGKSIAVVSDAGSPGISDPAFWLVRAAIEAGVDIIPLPGATALIPAITASGLDTGSFLFLGFLPLKQKDRAAKLDLVASSPHTVIIYEAPHRLKQTLGDILARCGDRRVCLAREISKLHEEFIRGSLEGILADYQMTEKGEFVVLIEAAAPEQPASEEEIKSCIAELAPGPESSKELAENIAKRFKVSRNRAYQMILDIRKKCG comes from the coding sequence TTGCCAGCAGGCAGCCTGTATCTGGTCCCGGTGCCAGTGGGAAACCTGGGTGACATCACCCTCCGCGCGCTGGACACCTTGAAAAGCGTGGACCTGATCGCTGCCGAAGACACCCGCAAAACCCGCTTCCTGCTCTCCCATTACGAGATCAAAGCGCCCAGGCTTCTAAGCCTGCACAAATACAACGAAAAACAACGCCTGGCGGAAATCCTCGCCCTGCTGCATGAAGGAAAGTCCATCGCGGTCGTTTCCGACGCCGGCAGCCCGGGGATTTCCGACCCGGCTTTTTGGTTGGTCCGCGCCGCCATCGAGGCTGGAGTGGACATTATACCCCTGCCAGGGGCCACAGCCCTTATTCCCGCCATTACAGCTTCCGGCCTGGATACCGGCAGTTTTCTCTTTCTGGGCTTCCTGCCCCTCAAGCAGAAAGACCGCGCTGCCAAACTCGATCTTGTCGCTTCCAGTCCCCACACCGTCATTATTTACGAAGCTCCGCACAGGCTCAAGCAGACCTTGGGAGACATCCTTGCCCGCTGCGGGGACAGGCGGGTCTGCCTCGCCCGCGAAATCAGCAAGCTGCACGAAGAGTTCATCCGCGGCAGCCTGGAAGGCATTTTGGCCGATTATCAGATGACGGAAAAGGGTGAATTTGTAGTCCTTATTGAAGCCGCCGCGCCGGAGCAGCCTGCCTCGGAAGAGGAAATCAAAAGCTGCATCGCGGAACTCGCGCCCGGTCCTGAGAGCAGCAAGGAACTCGCGGAAAATATCGCCAAACGCTTCAAGGTCAGCCGCAACCGAGCATACCAAATGATCCTGGACATTAGGAAGAAATGCGGGTGA